In Brachybacterium saurashtrense, the genomic stretch AGTGGTGCGGGTGCGGGCGTCGCGGCTGTCTCGAGCAGTACACCGCCGGCACCGCCCTGGTGCGCACCGCGAAGCGACGGGCGGCCGCCGGGGACCCGCTGATGGGGCCGCTGCTGCAGATGGCGGGAGGCGCGAAGAAGGAGATCGACGGCCCCATGATCACGCGCCTCGCCCAGCAGGGCGATCCTGGCGCCCGCGAGATGATCGACGAGCTCGGCCGCTGGCTCGGCGTGGGGATGGCCTCCATCGCGAGCCTGCTGGACCCCGAGGTGATCGTGGTCGGCGGCGGGGTGGCGGCGGCCGGCGATCTGCTGCTCGAGCCGGCCCGGGAGGCGTACGCCAAGAATCTCACGGCGCGCACCCACCGTCCGCTGGCCCCGTTCGTGGTGGCGCAGATGGGGAACCGTGCGGGGATCGTGGGCGCCGCGGATCTCGCACGCTGAGTCCGGGGCACGGCGGCGCGTCCCTCGCGGCCGCGACCGCTCAGACCTGCGCGCCGGTGTCGCCGTCGTCCCGTCGGCCGCGGGGCGCGCGGAGCAGCAGCGCGACCAGGCCGCCGAGGGCGGAGAGCCCGCCCAGCCAGCCGAGCGGGCCGGGCAGCGCGGGCGTCACCGCGACCACCAGGAGCAGGGCGAACCCTCCCAGCAGCGCCGTCCACGCCCAGATCGCGGCGTCGGAGGGTGTGGGGAGGTCCGGGTCCGGCTGCTCGAAGTCCCCGTAGAGCACCTCGTCGTCGTCGAGCTCGCGCGGGGCGTCCGCTCCGCCGCGCGCGCCGGCGCTGCTCGGCGCGCCCGCCGAGGGATGCGCCGCGCGGGCCCGGGCGATCGACTCCGCACTCGGCGGGCCGGGCTCCTCCTCGGGGGAGTCCTCCGCCCAGGGGTCCATCGGCTCCGGCGCGGCGGGCTCGCGCGGCGCCTCGCCGGGCTGCAGGGACACGCCCTCGCCCTCGAGCATGCGGGCGAACTCGGCATCGACGTCCCGGGGGTCGGGGGAGTGGGGGCGCTCGCCGCTCATGTCGGTCTCCCACGGCGCGGCACCTGCTGGTCCAGGAAGCGGGCCGAGGTCTCGCACAGCAGCGGGGCGTCGTGATCCAAGGGCGCCAGGTGGTGGCTGCGCGGCAGTGACAGCCGCTCGACGGGACCGCGCACCCCGGCGGCGACGATGTCGCTGTCCGTGGGCGGGACGGTGTGGTCGACCCGGGAGGTCGCCAGCAGCAGCGGCACCTCGACCCCGTCCAGGCGCGCGCGGGTGCGGGAGAACAGCCGGCGCAGCTGCGCCACCGCACGCACGGGCATGCGGTCGTAGGCCTCCTCCTCCACCCCCTCGCGGGCGATGTCGGACCCGATCCCCGGAAGCGTGGGGACCACCGGGGCGAGCAGCTCCGCGAAGCGAGCCGCGACCGGCAGCGTCATCCCCGGGTTCACGGCCACCACGGCGGCGATCCGCCCGCGCAGAGCGGGATCCTCCGCGAGCGCGAGGGCGAGCGCGCCGCCCATCGACAGGCCGCCCACCGCGATGGGACCGTGCTCGTCGGCGAGCTCCTCCGCGGCCTCCCGCACCGTGCCGTACCAGTCCTGCCACGTCGTGGCCGCGAGGTCCCGCGGCGTGCGGGCGTGGCCGGGCAGCAGGGGCAGCTCCACCGCCCAGCCGCGGGCGGCATGGTCCTCCGCCCAGGGGCGCAGGGACTGCGGCGAGCCGGTGAACCCGTGGCAGAGGAGCAGTCCTCCGCGCGGGTTAGAGTGTGCCCGCGCGCGCCAGGGGCGGGACAGTTCGCTGAACGCCATGGGTCCATCGTCGCATCCCCGCCGCACCGAGACATCCCGTCCGTGCTCGCCAGAGTCCCCCCAGGAGAGCCCCCGTGCTGTACGAGATCGCCAAGCCCGTCGTTATGGGGGTGGTGCGGCTGCTGTGGAACCCCACCATCAGCGGGACCGAGCACATCCCGCCGCAGGGGCCGGTGATCCTGGCCTCCAACCATCTCGCCTACTCGGACACCGTCTTCCTGCCCGGCCAGGTGCGACGCAGCGTGAACTTCCTGGGGAAGTCGGACATCTTCACGGGCCGCACCCTGCACGCGCGGGCGGCGGGCGCGGTGATGCGCGGACTGCACGTGATGCCCGTGGACCGCAGCGGCGGCAGCGCCTCCCGCGGCGCGATCGACGCCGGACTGGCCGTGCTCGCCCGCGGCGAGGTGCTCGGGATCTATCCCGAGGGGACCCGCAGCCCGGACGGTCGGCTGTACCGCGGGCGCACCGGGGTGGCGCGCTTCGCGCTCGCCAGCGGCGCGCCGGTGATCCCGGTCGCGATGCGCGGAGCGCACGAGGCGCAGCAGGGCCGGCGGTACCTCCCGCGCCGGCACCCGCGCATCCACGCCGTGCTGGGGCCCGCGGTGGACGTGTCCGCGGTGGCGGCGCGGTGCGAGGGCGCCGACGAGGCGACGCTGTTGCGCGAGGTCACCGAGGCGGTGATGGAGGCGATCCAGGCCCTCTCCGGGCAGGAGCGGGTCGACGAGTACGCGAGCGTCGTCAAGCAGAGGCTGCGGGAGGAGAGCCGGCACGGCACCCACGGCGGCGACGACGCCGGCGCCGGGCACCGCACCCTGGGCGGGACGTCGTGACCGCCCGCGCCGTGGGACCGGTGCCCCGCGCGGGCGCGCGACTGGCTACGCTGTCCCGGTGACTCACTTCAGCCCCGACGCCCCCGCACGCGCCCACGCCTTCAGCCTGTCCTCGGCCGCCGACGGCCTGGCGGAGCTCGGCGCGTGGCGCGAGTATCCGCGGGTGCAGCAGCCGGTCTGGCCCGACGAGGCCGAGCGCGGACGCGTCTTCGACGCGCTGCGGGCGGCGCCGCCGCTGGTGTTCGCCGGCGAGGTGGACGTGCTCCGGGAGCGGGTGGCGGCCGCCGCGCGCGGGGAGGCGTTCCTGCTCGCTGGCGGCGACTGCGCCGAGACCTTCGCCGACTCCACCGCGGACCGGATCCGCAACAAGATCCGCACCATCCTGCAGATGTCCGCGGTGCTCACCTACGGCGCCTCGCTGCCGGTGGTGAAGATGGGCCGGATGGCCGGGCAGTTCGCCAAGCCGCGCTCCTCCGACGAGGAAACCCGCGACGGGCTCACCCTGCCCACCTACCGCGGCGACGCGGTCAACGAATTCGACTTCACCCCCGAGTCCCGGCTGCCGGACCCCACGCGGCTGTGGCGCACGTACACCACCAGCGCCTCCACCCTGAACCTGCTGCGGGCCTTCACCGGCGGCGGCTTCGCGGACCTGCGCGAGGTGCACTCCTGGAACCGCGGCTTCACCGCCGGCACCGGGTACGACCGCTACGAGGAGCTGGCCGGCCAGATCGACAAGGCCGTGCGCTTCATGGAGGCCATCGGCGCGGACTTCGACGCGCTGAAGGTGGTGGAGTTCTACGCCTCGCACGAGGCGCTGCTGCTGGACTACGAGGAGGCGCTGTCCCGCATCGACTCGCGCACCGGGGAGATCTACGGCTGCTCCGGCCACTTCCTGTGGATCGGTGAGCGCACCCGGCAGCTCGACGGCGCGCACGTGGACTTCATGGCGCGCCTGCGCAACCCGATCGGGGTGAAGCTCGGGCCCACCGCGACGGTGGACGACGCCCTGCGGCTCATCGACCGGCTGGACCCGGAGCGCGAGCCCGGCCGGCTCACCTTCATCACCCGCATGGGCGCCGGGAAGATCCGCGACCGCCTCCCTGCCCTGGTCGAGGGCGTGCGCGATGCCGGTGCCCAGGTGGCCTGGGTGACCGATCCGATGCACGGCAACACCATCACCTCGTCCAACGGGTACAAGACCCGTCGCTTCGAGGACATCCTCGACGAGGTGGTGGGGTTCTTCGAGGTGCACCAGGCGGCCGGCACCGTGCCCGCCGGGCTGCACATGGAGCTCACCGGCGACGACGTCACCGAGGTGCTGGGCGGCGCCGGGGAGATCGACGAGGAAGGTCTCACCCGCCGCTACGAGACGCTGGTCGATCCGCGGCTGAACCACCAGCAGTCGCTCGAGCTGGCCTTCCTGGTCGCGGAGATGCTCTCGCGCCGCTGAGCAGGACCGCGACGGCGGGGCCGCCGACCTCCCTGCGGAGGACGGCGGCCCCGCCGTCGTGCGTCCCGTCCGCCCCGAGCTCTCGAGGCGGTGCGCTCCGCGAAGGCCACCGCGCTCAGGGAGCTCCGCTCAGGACACCGCGCTCAGAACACCTTGAGTGTGATAGTCGACCCCTTGGGGAGCTCCTCGCCGGCGGTGGCGGACTGCTCGTAGACCTGACCGAACACGGGGTCCCCCTTGTCGTGCACGATCTCCACGGAGAACCCGGCGGCCTCGAGGGCGGCCTTCGCCTCCTTCTCGGGCTGGCGGAACACGTCCGGCACGGTGACCATCTCGGGGCCCAGCGAGGTGACGATCTGCACCGTGTCGCCGCGGAACAGCGTGCCGGAGGCGGGGGACTGGGAGATCACCGCACCGCGGGGCACGCTCGCCGAGTGCGCCTGGGAGATGCTCACCGTGAACCCGGCGTCCTCCAGGGCGGCGCGCGCCGCGTCCCCGCCGGTGCCGCGCTGGTCGGGGACCGTGAGTGGCTGGCGGCCCTGCGAGACGACCACGTGCACCTCGCCGCCCGCCGGCAGCGCGTCGGCGGCGGCGGACTGGGAGATGATCTCGCCCTCGGGCACGGTCTCGGAGTGCTCCGGATCGTCCTCGACCAGGACCAGGCCGAGCGCCTCGACCTCGGTGCGGGCGTCGTCCACGGTCGCGCCGGTGAGCTCGGGGACCGGGAAGGTCTGCTCACCCTTGGAGATCATCACCTCCACGGTCGCGCCCTTCTTGACGGTGGTCCCGGTGGAGGGGGAGGCGGCGATGACGTGCCCGGCGGGGACCGTGTCGTCGAACCGCTCCTCGGTGCTGACCGTGAGATCCGCGGCGGTCAGGGCCGCCTCGGCGTCGGCCAGGGGCGTGCCGGCGATCAGGGGGACGGTGCGGTCTGCCCCGGGGCCCGACTCGAGGTACCAGTCGGTCGCGGACCAGGCGCCCAGTGCCACGGCCGCGATCAGCGCCAGCGCCGCGGCGAGCGCCATGGGACGGGAGCGGCGCCGGGCCGTCGCGGGCAGGTGCCGGCCGCGGCGCGGCCGCGGCGCCCGCAGCTCCACGAAGCGACGCGCGGCCTGGTCTCCGTCGCCTCCGCGCTCGGCGGCTCCGTCGCCCTCCGCCGTGGAGTCCGCGTCGGGGTCCGTGTCCGAGGCCGGGCCGCCCCCGCTCCGCAGGGCCGGCTCCGCGGAGGGGGCCGGGGAGGAGGCGTCGGGGTCCGGGGCGTCGTCGGCCGCGGCGCTCTCGCCGAGCCGCTCGGCGGGGAAGGCGCGCGGGGAGCGGTCCAGCTCTCCGGCGACCTCGTCGAGCGAGGTCGTCAGGCGCGGAGTGTCCGCGGTCTGGGTGTCCTCGCGCTCCGCGGGACGGGAGTCCAGCACCGGGCGGGGGAGGGAGGTCAGGAGGTCCTCGACCGCGCGCAGCAGCTCGGCCGCCGTCGCCGGACGCTGGCCGACGGGCCGGGCGGCGGCCCAGGTGACCAGGGAGTCCAGCTCCCGCGGGATGCCGGAGGCCAGGGAGGACGGGGCGGGGATGTCCTCGTGGACGTGCTGGAAGGCGATGTGCACCGGCTGCTCGCCGCGGAACGGCTGGCGGCCGGTGAGCATCTCGAACAGGACGATGCCGAGTGAGTAGAGGTCGCTGCGCTCGTCGGCGTGCCCGCGGGTGACCACCTCGGGGCTGATGTAGGCGACGGTCCCCAGCAGCGCCGCGCTCGCGGAGGAGTTGTGGGACCCGGTCGCGCGGGCGAGGCCGAAATCGGCGACCTTCACGACGTCCTCGCGGTCCAGGAGGATGTTCTCGGGCTTGATGTCGCGGTGCACGATCCCCGCCTCGTGCGCGGCGACCAGCGCCTGCAGCACCTGCCGGGTGATCTCGAGGCTCTCGCGGACGGTGAGGCGCTGCTGGCGGACGATGCGGGCGCGCAGCGTCTCGCCCTCGACGAGCTCCATGGCCAGGTAGATGCGGTCCTCGTCCTCACCCTGGTCGAAGACCCCCACCACGTTGCGGTGCGCGAGCCGTGCGGCCGAGCGCGCCTCGCGCCCGAAGCGGCGGCGGAAGTCCTCGTCCATCGCCAGGTGGGGATGCATGATCTTCAGCGCGACGACGCGGTCCAGGCGCTGGTCGTGGCCGCGGTGCACGGTCGCCATTCCGCCGCGCGCGATCGGCTCCTCGACCCGATAGCGGTCGTCGAGGAGCAGGCTGATGCCGGGGGAAGTCGACGTCGCCGAGCTCACAGGCCCAATCTAGAGCGACAGGTGCCCATCGCCCGGGACCGACACGTCGAGACGGGCGTGTCGGACTGTGAGGTGCGTCGGCCGCGCGGCACCCGTGCCGGGGTGCGCGCCGGTGCGCGGGCGTGGCACCCTGGTGCCGTGAACGACCTCGATGCCCTCATCCCCGACTGGCTCACCCTCCCCGACGTCGCGCTGCGACTGGATGTGGAGGTCTCCCGCGTGCGCCGCCTCATCGAGGACGGCCAGCTGGTGGCGGTGCGCCGCGGCGAGCCGACGGTGCGGATGGTGCCCGCCGAGATGCTCGCCGACGACGAGATCACCCCGCACCTCGCCGGCACGCTCACGATCCTGCGCGACGGGGGCTTCGAGGACGAGGAGCTCCTGACCTGGCTGTTCACCGAGGATCCCACGCTGCCCGGGCGGCCGATCGACCACCTCCGCCGCGGACAGCGCGGCGAGGTGCGCCGGCGCGCGCTCGCCCTCGCCCTCTAGACCCTCACGACGTGCCCGCTCCGCCCTCCGCCGCGGCGGAGGACGGGGCAGAGGGTCGGTGCGAGGCCGGCTCGCTCAGGCCGGCAGGGACGCGACGTCGGTGGCGCGCTCGGCGAGGGCCGCGAGCCCGGCACGGCCCCGCGGCGAGAGCGTCGAGGCCTGGGCGAGCAGCACCCGGCCGCGCGCCGCGTGCTCGCGCACGTCCTGCGCCACGGAGGACACGGCACCTGTCGACACCAGCAGCGCGTGCACCCGGTCGATCTCCTCCCGGGCGGCGTCCGCCCTCCCCACCACGTCCTCCAGCAGCGCCGTGCCCTCGGCGTCGGCGTCGGCGCGGGCCCGGGCGAGCATCACGGTGCGCTTGCCCTCCACGATGTCCCCGCCGATCGGCTTGCCGGTCTCGTCCTCGTCCCCCACCACGCTGAGCAGGTCGTCCCGCAGCTGGAACGCCGTGCCCACCTCGATCGCCCAGGTGGAGAGCGTCTGCAGGGCGGCGGCGTCGGCCCCGAGCAGCGCGGCGCCCAGACGCACCGGGCGCAGCACGGTATAGGGCACCGTCTTCCACCGGATCACCGAGAGCGCCGCCTGCTCCTCGTCCGGTGCG encodes the following:
- a CDS encoding alpha/beta hydrolase, encoding MAFSELSRPWRARAHSNPRGGLLLCHGFTGSPQSLRPWAEDHAARGWAVELPLLPGHARTPRDLAATTWQDWYGTVREAAEELADEHGPIAVGGLSMGGALALALAEDPALRGRIAAVVAVNPGMTLPVAARFAELLAPVVPTLPGIGSDIAREGVEEEAYDRMPVRAVAQLRRLFSRTRARLDGVEVPLLLATSRVDHTVPPTDSDIVAAGVRGPVERLSLPRSHHLAPLDHDAPLLCETSARFLDQQVPRRGRPT
- a CDS encoding lysophospholipid acyltransferase family protein, whose amino-acid sequence is MLYEIAKPVVMGVVRLLWNPTISGTEHIPPQGPVILASNHLAYSDTVFLPGQVRRSVNFLGKSDIFTGRTLHARAAGAVMRGLHVMPVDRSGGSASRGAIDAGLAVLARGEVLGIYPEGTRSPDGRLYRGRTGVARFALASGAPVIPVAMRGAHEAQQGRRYLPRRHPRIHAVLGPAVDVSAVAARCEGADEATLLREVTEAVMEAIQALSGQERVDEYASVVKQRLREESRHGTHGGDDAGAGHRTLGGTS
- a CDS encoding class II 3-deoxy-7-phosphoheptulonate synthase, producing the protein MTHFSPDAPARAHAFSLSSAADGLAELGAWREYPRVQQPVWPDEAERGRVFDALRAAPPLVFAGEVDVLRERVAAAARGEAFLLAGGDCAETFADSTADRIRNKIRTILQMSAVLTYGASLPVVKMGRMAGQFAKPRSSDEETRDGLTLPTYRGDAVNEFDFTPESRLPDPTRLWRTYTTSASTLNLLRAFTGGGFADLREVHSWNRGFTAGTGYDRYEELAGQIDKAVRFMEAIGADFDALKVVEFYASHEALLLDYEEALSRIDSRTGEIYGCSGHFLWIGERTRQLDGAHVDFMARLRNPIGVKLGPTATVDDALRLIDRLDPEREPGRLTFITRMGAGKIRDRLPALVEGVRDAGAQVAWVTDPMHGNTITSSNGYKTRRFEDILDEVVGFFEVHQAAGTVPAGLHMELTGDDVTEVLGGAGEIDEEGLTRRYETLVDPRLNHQQSLELAFLVAEMLSRR
- the pknB gene encoding Stk1 family PASTA domain-containing Ser/Thr kinase, translating into MSSATSTSPGISLLLDDRYRVEEPIARGGMATVHRGHDQRLDRVVALKIMHPHLAMDEDFRRRFGREARSAARLAHRNVVGVFDQGEDEDRIYLAMELVEGETLRARIVRQQRLTVRESLEITRQVLQALVAAHEAGIVHRDIKPENILLDREDVVKVADFGLARATGSHNSSASAALLGTVAYISPEVVTRGHADERSDLYSLGIVLFEMLTGRQPFRGEQPVHIAFQHVHEDIPAPSSLASGIPRELDSLVTWAAARPVGQRPATAAELLRAVEDLLTSLPRPVLDSRPAEREDTQTADTPRLTTSLDEVAGELDRSPRAFPAERLGESAAADDAPDPDASSPAPSAEPALRSGGGPASDTDPDADSTAEGDGAAERGGDGDQAARRFVELRAPRPRRGRHLPATARRRSRPMALAAALALIAAVALGAWSATDWYLESGPGADRTVPLIAGTPLADAEAALTAADLTVSTEERFDDTVPAGHVIAASPSTGTTVKKGATVEVMISKGEQTFPVPELTGATVDDARTEVEALGLVLVEDDPEHSETVPEGEIISQSAAADALPAGGEVHVVVSQGRQPLTVPDQRGTGGDAARAALEDAGFTVSISQAHSASVPRGAVISQSPASGTLFRGDTVQIVTSLGPEMVTVPDVFRQPEKEAKAALEAAGFSVEIVHDKGDPVFGQVYEQSATAGEELPKGSTITLKVF
- a CDS encoding Rv2175c family DNA-binding protein, with product MNDLDALIPDWLTLPDVALRLDVEVSRVRRLIEDGQLVAVRRGEPTVRMVPAEMLADDEITPHLAGTLTILRDGGFEDEELLTWLFTEDPTLPGRPIDHLRRGQRGEVRRRALALAL